A genomic window from Xenorhabdus cabanillasii includes:
- a CDS encoding ATP-binding cassette domain-containing protein translates to MLGSYKPNPKKHNKPAGNYSPDAIDININTFSYNDRDTLFKDMNISIQKGERILIVGDNGQGKSTIFDIVTGLTPLTDGYVSIFGEVLDNPDNQRWLQKFGVMSQQTQIIKGTLYDNLHIANTESTREDMISALIKAGGSELLGKLKDGLDSHIDEKGSSLSGGERQVVGLARLYLKTPEILLFDEPTTYLDNSKINSFAEALNNIVHGKTVLMISHDPRVFRLAERVIKVDKGNIAFDGSLQEYMEQPRTN, encoded by the coding sequence TTGTTAGGTTCTTACAAGCCAAATCCCAAAAAACACAATAAACCAGCAGGCAATTACAGTCCTGATGCTATTGATATCAACATCAATACGTTTTCCTATAATGACAGAGATACTTTGTTCAAAGATATGAATATCTCTATACAAAAAGGTGAACGTATCCTTATTGTTGGTGATAACGGTCAGGGTAAAAGTACGATATTTGATATTGTGACTGGTTTAACCCCATTAACTGACGGTTATGTTTCAATTTTTGGCGAAGTTCTGGATAACCCCGATAATCAGCGTTGGTTGCAAAAATTTGGCGTGATGTCACAACAGACTCAGATTATAAAAGGCACGTTATACGATAACCTGCACATCGCCAATACAGAATCAACCAGAGAAGATATGATTTCTGCGTTAATTAAAGCGGGTGGCAGTGAGCTATTGGGTAAACTGAAAGATGGTCTGGATTCACATATTGATGAAAAAGGCTCTTCCTTGTCAGGTGGTGAAAGGCAAGTCGTTGGTTTAGCACGCCTGTACCTTAAGACACCGGAAATACTGCTCTTTGATGAACCTACCACTTATCTGGACAACAGTAAGATAAATAGCTTTGCAGAAGCACTGAATAATATCGTTCATGGTAAAACAGTGCTCATGATAAGCCATGATCCACGTGTCTTTAGACTTGCAGAGCGGGTTATCAAAGTCGACAAAGGGAACATTGCCTTTGATGGTTCTCTTCAGGAGTATATGGAACAACCAAGAACAAACTGA
- a CDS encoding TolC family outer membrane protein, which yields MFRNHRIAGKSYARFTLLMTLFLIIVLTILRSGLAKALSLTEAYALALQHDPTFQAAIKELEAGQEEKTLGRAELLPKLSISYQNAPKNWQKMETNVSERRDNAVKERYDRQYDSYSGALVLTQPLFDVEAWARYQTRKAYALMSDARFRVDSQQLVVRVVNSYVAVAYAQDKLTQVVQQRMAYEKQLELNQKLFASGEGTRTDVAETQARYSQVQADALTVQDELDAAIRDLQLLVGTPLPTDVPVTRLSEAEHFKAIKLEFEHYADWEQIALRQNPQLAVARQKIDVAYHDIERSRSGFLPKLELYASHSENKSSNDNSVNQKYRTDSVGVRVSMNLYNGNATSALVRQSAANYNKSKFEMDAQAGEILNALRRHYNGCVNGQKRIRAYEVAVEAAELQVQATQKSVLLGQRVNVDILNSEQQLYTARRELSQAKYDYMKSWIGLLSESGQLNSQHIKLISNYFG from the coding sequence ATGTTCAGGAATCATCGAATAGCGGGGAAATCTTATGCACGATTTACCTTGTTGATGACCTTGTTTTTGATCATTGTGCTGACAATATTGCGTTCTGGCCTGGCTAAAGCACTTTCTTTGACCGAGGCTTATGCGTTGGCACTGCAACATGATCCAACTTTTCAGGCCGCGATCAAAGAACTGGAAGCAGGGCAGGAAGAAAAAACGCTTGGCCGGGCAGAATTGTTACCCAAGTTGTCAATTAGCTATCAGAATGCCCCGAAGAATTGGCAGAAGATGGAAACCAATGTCTCAGAGCGGAGGGATAACGCGGTTAAAGAGCGTTATGATCGGCAGTACGACAGCTACAGCGGTGCACTGGTTCTGACCCAACCATTATTCGATGTCGAAGCATGGGCACGTTATCAGACCCGTAAGGCTTATGCGTTGATGAGTGATGCCCGTTTTCGGGTTGACAGCCAGCAACTGGTTGTGAGAGTGGTGAACAGTTATGTGGCTGTCGCTTATGCGCAGGACAAACTGACACAGGTTGTTCAGCAGCGGATGGCTTATGAAAAGCAACTGGAGCTTAACCAGAAATTGTTCGCTTCTGGCGAAGGCACCCGTACTGATGTAGCGGAAACTCAGGCTCGTTACAGTCAGGTACAGGCTGATGCATTAACTGTGCAGGATGAGTTGGATGCTGCGATCCGTGACTTACAGTTATTAGTAGGTACTCCGTTGCCGACGGACGTACCTGTCACACGTTTATCTGAAGCTGAACATTTCAAAGCAATAAAGCTGGAATTTGAACATTATGCCGATTGGGAGCAGATAGCATTACGCCAGAATCCTCAATTAGCGGTTGCCCGCCAGAAAATTGATGTGGCGTATCACGATATTGAACGCAGTCGATCAGGGTTTCTGCCGAAACTGGAGTTATACGCTTCTCATAGTGAGAATAAATCCAGCAACGATAACAGTGTCAATCAGAAATACCGGACAGATTCTGTCGGGGTGCGCGTTTCGATGAATCTTTATAACGGCAATGCGACATCAGCATTGGTGCGTCAGTCGGCGGCGAATTATAACAAGAGCAAATTCGAAATGGATGCACAGGCCGGGGAAATACTGAATGCACTGCGACGCCATTATAATGGGTGCGTCAATGGTCAGAAGCGAATACGTGCTTATGAAGTGGCGGTGGAAGCGGCAGAATTACAGGTTCAAGCTACGCAAAAAAGCGTTTTATTGGGGCAGAGGGTAAACGTGGATATATTGAATTCGGAGCAGCAACTTTATACTGCCCGTCGTGAGCTTTCCCAGGCAAAATACGACTATATGAAATCCTGGATTGGTTTGTTGAGTGAGTCCGGCCAGTTAAATAGTCAACACATTAAGTTAATTTCGAATTATTTTGGCTGA
- a CDS encoding type I secretion system permease/ATPase — MTDVIRARSKVFWTIGLFTAFINLLMLVPSIYMLQIYDRVLPSGNEMTLLMLTLITLGMYAIIGGLEYIRSMVVIRVGSQFDMCLNQRVYTASYESNLKNGSTDAGQMLNDLSTIRQFLTGSALFAFFDAPWFPVYLGVIFLFSPYLGLLALIGALILIALAVLNQWLSQSPLAEANKLSLRSANLASTNLRNAEVIEALGMLTVLRRRWFGLHERFLNFQRIASERAVSITAITKTVRMALQSLILGLGGWLAIEGNITPGMMIAGSILMGRALSPIEQLIQAWKSWSSARLSWQRLDKLLQAQPERESGMTLPVPKGALLLEKVFATPPGKTKTAQPIEKNKQVLQDINFSLEAGDVLGVIGPSASGKSTLARLLVGVWPAQEGVVRLDGADIYRWNKDELGAFIGYLPQDIELFAGTIAENIARFNDLDPEKVIEAAQKAGVHDLVLNLEQGYDTVIGAGGMGLSGGQKQRIGLARALYGNPSLVVLDEPNSNLDDIGEKALSGAIGELREQGKTVVVITHRPALLSQTNKILLLVQGKMKLFGPSQQVMAALAQSKAAERTAS; from the coding sequence ATGACGGATGTTATCCGTGCACGCAGCAAAGTATTCTGGACGATTGGTTTATTTACAGCATTTATTAACTTACTGATGCTGGTTCCCTCCATTTATATGCTTCAGATATATGATCGGGTGCTGCCATCCGGTAACGAGATGACTTTGCTGATGTTGACGCTGATTACGCTTGGTATGTATGCCATCATCGGTGGGCTGGAATATATCCGAAGTATGGTAGTGATCCGGGTCGGCAGCCAGTTTGATATGTGCCTGAACCAACGTGTTTATACTGCATCATATGAATCCAATCTGAAAAATGGTTCTACGGATGCGGGGCAGATGCTGAATGATTTATCAACAATTCGTCAATTTCTGACGGGCAGTGCATTATTTGCCTTTTTTGATGCCCCTTGGTTTCCTGTTTACCTCGGTGTCATTTTTCTGTTCAGCCCGTATTTAGGGTTGTTGGCGCTGATTGGGGCACTGATTTTGATAGCATTGGCGGTATTAAATCAATGGTTATCTCAGTCTCCGCTGGCGGAAGCTAATAAGCTCTCTTTACGTTCCGCTAACCTTGCCAGTACCAACTTACGAAATGCCGAAGTCATTGAAGCATTGGGCATGTTGACTGTATTACGTCGGCGTTGGTTTGGTCTGCATGAGCGTTTTCTCAATTTCCAGCGCATTGCCAGTGAACGGGCGGTATCCATTACCGCAATCACTAAAACAGTACGTATGGCTTTGCAGTCATTAATTCTTGGCCTCGGAGGATGGCTGGCAATTGAAGGTAATATCACACCGGGTATGATGATTGCTGGCTCAATTCTGATGGGACGGGCATTATCTCCGATTGAACAACTCATCCAGGCATGGAAAAGCTGGAGTTCTGCCCGTTTATCATGGCAGCGACTGGATAAATTACTGCAAGCACAGCCAGAGCGTGAAAGTGGTATGACATTACCCGTACCTAAAGGAGCATTGTTGTTAGAGAAAGTGTTTGCCACTCCTCCCGGTAAAACGAAAACAGCTCAACCAATTGAAAAGAATAAGCAGGTTTTGCAGGACATCAATTTTTCTCTGGAAGCCGGGGATGTTCTGGGAGTGATTGGCCCCAGTGCATCAGGAAAATCCACTCTGGCCCGTTTGTTGGTGGGAGTCTGGCCAGCTCAGGAGGGAGTGGTGAGACTTGATGGTGCAGATATTTACCGATGGAACAAAGATGAACTGGGCGCTTTCATCGGTTATTTACCGCAGGATATCGAACTGTTTGCCGGGACAATTGCGGAGAATATCGCACGTTTTAATGATCTTGATCCGGAAAAAGTCATTGAAGCGGCGCAGAAAGCAGGCGTACATGATCTGGTACTTAACCTTGAACAAGGCTATGACACCGTCATTGGTGCGGGAGGGATGGGGTTGTCTGGTGGACAAAAACAGAGGATTGGGTTGGCACGGGCATTGTACGGTAATCCATCGTTAGTTGTGCTGGATGAACCTAATTCCAATCTGGATGATATTGGTGAAAAAGCACTGAGCGGTGCGATTGGAGAATTACGGGAGCAGGGAAAGACAGTTGTGGTAATTACTCACCGTCCGGCATTGCTCTCGCAAACAAATAAGATTTTATTGCTAGTACAGGGAAAAATGAAACTGTTTGGCCCATCTCAGCAAGTTATGGCGGCATTAGCACAGTCAAAGGCTGCTGAGCGTACTGCATCATGA
- a CDS encoding dimethylarginine dimethylaminohydrolase family protein: protein MLKNSPNIISDLKMPAFLLAPPFSLNTNVRNNIWMEELDESAITVNSNIALRQFYKLYSFMSSQSLVYLLPSDTHQELQDQVYVANLGIIIGDEDPTAIVANFASEIRRSETPIGVRFFESLGYKTEVAPYFFEGEAELKYLHDNVLVGGYGIRSDIRTFDWMEEKFGLKIVKIEERDPYLYHLDCSIFSLDKENTLVYTDGVSSDELKELEKVTNIISISKGIAYSGICNSVRVNQYVLCSSNINDLKAGTEDYIYEMNKNHELEKICSKLALTPKLFNLSEYMKSGALLSCMVMHLNRYSHKIQVI, encoded by the coding sequence ATGTTAAAGAATTCTCCCAATATCATTTCTGATTTAAAAATGCCAGCCTTTTTATTGGCACCTCCATTTTCATTAAATACCAACGTAAGAAATAATATTTGGATGGAGGAACTTGATGAGTCCGCTATTACTGTTAACAGCAATATCGCATTAAGACAGTTTTATAAGCTGTACAGCTTTATGTCATCACAATCATTGGTCTATTTGCTGCCATCTGACACTCATCAAGAGCTGCAAGATCAGGTGTATGTTGCCAACCTGGGAATTATTATTGGTGACGAAGATCCAACAGCAATAGTTGCCAATTTTGCATCAGAAATCAGAAGATCAGAAACCCCTATTGGAGTGCGTTTCTTTGAATCATTAGGTTATAAAACTGAAGTTGCGCCTTACTTTTTTGAGGGGGAAGCTGAGTTAAAATATCTGCATGACAATGTATTGGTCGGCGGTTATGGAATCAGAAGTGACATCAGAACTTTCGACTGGATGGAAGAGAAATTCGGTCTTAAGATCGTGAAAATTGAAGAAAGAGATCCTTATCTTTACCACCTGGATTGCAGTATTTTCTCTCTGGATAAAGAAAATACTCTCGTATATACCGACGGGGTCAGCAGCGACGAACTGAAAGAACTGGAAAAAGTTACCAACATTATCAGCATAAGCAAAGGTATCGCTTATAGTGGGATCTGTAACTCTGTCAGAGTTAATCAGTATGTTCTCTGTTCATCCAATATCAACGACCTGAAAGCAGGCACGGAGGATTATATCTATGAAATGAACAAAAACCATGAATTGGAAAAAATTTGTTCCAAACTGGCATTAACGCCAAAATTATTCAACTTATCTGAATATATGAAGAGCGGTGCGCTACTTTCCTGCATGGTTATGCATTTAAATAGATATTCTCACAAAATACAGGTAATATAA
- a CDS encoding HlyD family type I secretion periplasmic adaptor subunit, with translation MSYQTKVVQTDIKSAQNDKPGLLPLDANRYLWLGWLIIGIGILGFFIWAAFAPLDKGVASSGIVVVDGNRKTVQSPTNGIIRQILVTEGEHVSAGQVLVQLSQVQVNAQIDSLTQQLHTTLATEARLLAEQQGLDTLVFLPDLLAQRSEPRFDNILALQKQLFMSRREMLRSDLAGIQQAEEGLIFQIKGLREAMANKQRQQASLKEQITNLSPLTEEGYFPRNRYLELQRNQIELSGSMAEMAGRIGQLEKQQQETHQRMIQRQADYQREVRSQLADIQVQANELKNKLETAQFDLSHTSITAPVEGTVVGLKVFTQGGVVASGEKLMEILPDQSALEVEARLMVHLIDKVDIGQDVDLMFTALNQNSTPKVTGKLLVISADRLVDDVTRESYYQIRVRVTPEGMEKLADLHIKPGMPVEVFVKTGSRSLLSYLFKPLVDRASTSLIEE, from the coding sequence ATGTCCTATCAGACCAAAGTTGTTCAGACCGACATAAAGAGTGCACAAAATGATAAGCCAGGATTATTACCACTGGATGCGAATCGCTATTTGTGGCTAGGCTGGTTGATTATCGGCATTGGCATACTGGGATTTTTCATCTGGGCGGCATTTGCCCCGCTTGATAAAGGGGTTGCCTCTTCTGGCATTGTCGTGGTGGATGGTAATCGTAAAACGGTGCAGTCCCCGACTAATGGCATCATCAGGCAGATTCTGGTGACAGAAGGAGAGCATGTCAGTGCAGGCCAGGTATTGGTTCAGCTCAGTCAGGTTCAAGTCAATGCCCAGATTGATTCTCTGACGCAACAGTTACATACCACATTGGCAACTGAGGCGCGATTACTGGCGGAACAACAGGGGTTGGATACGCTGGTTTTTCTACCTGACCTACTGGCTCAGCGCTCAGAACCACGGTTTGACAATATCCTGGCGTTGCAGAAACAGCTTTTCATGTCACGCCGGGAAATGTTGAGAAGTGATCTGGCGGGAATACAGCAGGCAGAGGAAGGCTTAATTTTCCAGATCAAAGGGCTGCGGGAAGCAATGGCAAATAAACAGCGCCAGCAGGCCTCGCTTAAAGAGCAAATTACTAATCTGAGTCCGTTGACGGAAGAAGGCTATTTTCCCCGTAACCGTTATCTGGAATTGCAACGTAACCAAATTGAGTTAAGTGGCAGTATGGCTGAGATGGCCGGGCGAATTGGACAGCTTGAGAAGCAGCAACAGGAAACGCATCAGCGCATGATTCAACGGCAGGCAGATTATCAGCGTGAAGTCCGCAGCCAGCTTGCAGATATTCAGGTTCAGGCCAATGAACTGAAAAATAAACTGGAAACAGCGCAGTTTGATCTATCCCACACTTCTATTACGGCACCTGTTGAGGGAACCGTTGTGGGGTTGAAAGTGTTTACTCAGGGAGGCGTTGTGGCATCGGGGGAGAAACTGATGGAAATCCTGCCTGATCAGAGTGCGCTGGAAGTTGAGGCACGTTTGATGGTGCACCTGATTGATAAAGTGGATATCGGGCAGGATGTTGATCTGATGTTTACTGCATTGAACCAGAACAGTACACCTAAAGTAACCGGAAAACTCTTGGTCATTTCTGCCGATCGTTTAGTCGATGATGTGACCAGAGAATCTTATTACCAAATCCGGGTAAGGGTTACGCCAGAAGGTATGGAAAAACTGGCTGATCTACATATCAAACCGGGTATGCCGGTTGAAGTTTTTGTCAAAACAGGGTCACGCTCATTGCTGAGCTATTTATTTAAGCCATTGGTGGACAGAGCATCTACATCACTGATTGAGGAGTAA
- the xni gene encoding flap endonuclease Xni, whose translation MIHLLIVDALNLIRRIHAVQGSSCIAACEHALKQLISHSSPTHAVAVFDEDGRYHSWRHQLLPNYKAGRSAMPEDLQQEMPLIKRAFDTQGVACWHAEGHEADDLAATLATKVAATGHQVTIVSTDKGYCQLLSPNIQIRDYFQKRWLDLPFVQREFGVSPAQLPDYWGLVGVSSSKIPGVQGIGPKTAIALLQQAGSLDNLFQHLEAQPEKWRNKLASDKEMAYICREVASLRTNLSLNGNLQQLRLTRNQVASYLNQR comes from the coding sequence ATGATACACCTTTTGATTGTAGATGCCCTGAATTTGATTCGACGTATCCATGCCGTGCAGGGAAGCTCTTGCATTGCCGCTTGTGAACATGCGTTGAAGCAATTAATCTCTCATTCTTCTCCAACCCATGCTGTTGCCGTATTTGATGAAGATGGTAGATACCATAGCTGGCGCCATCAGCTACTTCCTAATTACAAGGCCGGGCGTTCTGCTATGCCAGAAGATTTACAACAAGAAATGCCACTGATTAAGCGAGCATTTGATACTCAGGGTGTCGCTTGCTGGCATGCTGAAGGGCATGAAGCGGACGATTTAGCTGCAACACTGGCAACCAAGGTTGCAGCTACAGGGCATCAGGTGACCATTGTTTCCACAGATAAAGGTTATTGTCAGCTACTATCACCCAACATCCAAATTCGTGACTACTTCCAAAAACGTTGGCTGGATTTGCCTTTTGTACAACGGGAATTTGGCGTTTCTCCCGCCCAGCTTCCCGATTATTGGGGACTGGTGGGTGTCAGCAGCAGCAAGATACCGGGCGTTCAGGGGATCGGCCCAAAAACAGCCATTGCCCTGTTGCAACAAGCCGGCTCATTAGACAATTTATTCCAACATTTGGAAGCTCAGCCAGAGAAATGGCGCAACAAATTAGCCTCTGACAAAGAAATGGCTTATATCTGCCGTGAAGTTGCTTCGCTAAGAACTAATTTATCCCTGAACGGTAATTTGCAGCAACTTAGGCTAACCCGTAATCAGGTTGCTTCATATTTGAATCAGAGATGA
- a CDS encoding AprI/Inh family metalloprotease inhibitor, with protein MASSLNLPEPTELTGLWQISDKHQVCSIELTDTRLPEGSIWALKSDACLTKLIGNTVSGWRPAPDGITLTDADGNSQAFFGQESEQWVAYLVDGRELVMTLKKKM; from the coding sequence ATGGCCAGTAGTTTGAATCTCCCTGAACCGACTGAACTGACAGGATTATGGCAGATATCGGATAAACATCAGGTGTGCAGCATTGAACTCACGGATACACGTTTGCCAGAAGGTTCTATCTGGGCGCTGAAAAGTGATGCTTGTCTGACAAAACTGATAGGAAATACCGTTTCAGGCTGGCGACCAGCGCCTGATGGCATCACTTTGACAGATGCTGATGGTAACAGTCAGGCCTTTTTTGGTCAGGAATCTGAGCAATGGGTGGCATACCTTGTTGATGGCAGGGAACTTGTCATGACACTCAAGAAAAAGATGTAA
- the ppnN gene encoding nucleotide 5'-monophosphate nucleosidase PpnN, giving the protein MITHVSPLGSMDLLSQLEVDTLKRTASSDLYRLFRNCSLAVLNSGSQTDNGKELLSKYKDFDINVLRRERGVKLELVNPPEEAFVDGKIIRSLRANLFAVLRDILFVHSQLVDAQKADSLNLKNGMHITNTVFSILRNAKALHLAEDPNMIVCWGGHSISEKEYLYARKVGNELGLRELNVCTGCGAGAMEAPMKGAAVGHAQQRYKNSRFIGITEPSIIAAEPPNPLVNELIIMPDIEKRLEAFVRIAHGIIIFPGGAGTAEELLYLLGILMHPENQNQVLPLVLTGPKESTDYFHVLDEFIVNTLGEQARNHYRIIMENPSEVAKVMKTAMPQVKENRRSTGDAYSFNWAMKISHDLQFPFEPTHENMANQNLHPNQSTERLVAALRRVFSGIVAGNVKEIGIQAIEKHGVFKIHGDTEIMRRMDNLLENFVKQDRMKLPGGTAYEPCYKIIR; this is encoded by the coding sequence TTGATTACGCATGTCAGCCCGTTAGGGTCAATGGATTTACTTTCTCAGCTTGAAGTTGATACATTAAAACGCACCGCAAGCAGCGATCTATACCGTCTTTTCCGTAATTGCTCACTGGCCGTGCTCAACTCTGGCAGTCAGACTGACAACGGCAAAGAATTACTGTCAAAATATAAAGATTTTGATATTAACGTCCTGCGCAGAGAGCGAGGAGTCAAACTGGAGTTGGTTAATCCGCCAGAAGAAGCATTTGTTGATGGTAAGATCATTCGATCCTTACGAGCAAATTTATTCGCAGTATTGCGGGATATTCTGTTTGTTCACTCTCAACTTGTTGATGCACAAAAAGCAGACTCTCTGAATCTGAAAAATGGTATGCACATTACCAATACCGTTTTCTCCATTCTGCGCAATGCCAAAGCTCTGCACCTTGCAGAAGATCCTAATATGATCGTTTGCTGGGGTGGGCATTCCATCAGTGAAAAAGAATACCTGTATGCCCGCAAAGTAGGTAACGAACTAGGCTTACGCGAGCTGAATGTTTGTACTGGTTGTGGAGCAGGTGCAATGGAAGCACCGATGAAAGGGGCGGCTGTCGGACATGCACAACAGCGTTATAAGAACAGCCGTTTCATCGGTATTACAGAGCCTTCCATTATCGCAGCCGAGCCACCCAATCCACTGGTCAATGAACTGATTATCATGCCGGATATCGAAAAACGGCTGGAAGCCTTCGTTCGGATCGCTCATGGCATTATCATCTTTCCGGGAGGCGCTGGAACAGCAGAAGAACTGCTTTATCTACTGGGGATTTTGATGCATCCTGAAAATCAGAATCAGGTATTGCCTCTGGTATTAACAGGGCCAAAAGAGAGCACTGATTATTTTCATGTTCTGGATGAGTTTATCGTCAATACACTGGGTGAACAGGCGCGTAATCACTATCGCATTATTATGGAAAACCCATCAGAAGTTGCCAAAGTGATGAAAACAGCCATGCCACAGGTTAAAGAAAATCGTCGTTCAACCGGAGATGCTTATAGCTTTAACTGGGCAATGAAAATCTCTCACGATTTGCAGTTTCCGTTTGAACCCACTCATGAAAATATGGCCAATCAGAATTTACATCCGAATCAGTCAACTGAAAGATTAGTGGCTGCTCTGCGACGTGTATTTTCCGGCATTGTCGCAGGTAATGTGAAAGAGATCGGAATTCAAGCCATCGAAAAACATGGGGTGTTCAAAATTCACGGTGATACAGAAATTATGCGCCGAATGGATAATCTGTTGGAAAATTTTGTGAAACAAGATCGAATGAAACTTCCGGGTGGCACAGCGTATGAACCATGTTATAAGATCATCAGATAA
- a CDS encoding ABC transporter transmembrane domain-containing protein — MKYITFLYSFIRKQKTALVLAIVFTIVAALAEVVFPFLVQELVNTLLKDKLILSFSFNQLIASLIGVSLLIVISHAIIIWMQTINASELSYNMRKSLVDSFLSFPYHITRKFHSANLAFRIKNDTYLISDRVRDLYSEFLYDTLSIIGPFIAMALIDIKLAILAFMMVCLTTLISKPITSRVAVYERILQIYNSRLTGAIQESLSWIKSVKIFNSEESEKKRINDANTKVKNVERITGLFMSLSVPLGFFAQLASTIAVLWYGGLLLMDGTINPGNFVAAFTYEQLMSDSIKRYSNHLNKFASLKSLLDRVFRIVRFLQAKSQKTQ; from the coding sequence ATGAAATATATTACATTCCTTTACTCTTTTATACGGAAACAAAAAACAGCATTAGTACTGGCTATTGTTTTTACTATAGTGGCAGCTTTAGCTGAGGTGGTATTTCCATTTCTTGTACAGGAATTAGTTAATACCTTGTTGAAGGACAAGTTGATTCTCTCCTTCTCATTTAACCAATTAATTGCTTCTCTAATTGGAGTATCATTATTAATTGTTATTAGTCACGCTATTATTATCTGGATGCAGACAATTAATGCGTCAGAACTGAGTTATAATATGAGGAAATCGCTGGTCGATTCTTTCCTCTCTTTTCCCTACCATATAACCAGAAAATTTCACTCAGCTAATCTGGCATTCAGAATAAAAAACGATACTTATCTCATATCGGATAGGGTCAGAGATTTATATAGCGAATTTCTCTATGATACGCTATCTATTATTGGCCCGTTCATTGCCATGGCTCTGATTGATATTAAACTAGCTATTTTGGCATTTATGATGGTTTGTCTGACCACCTTGATCAGCAAACCGATCACTAGTCGGGTCGCAGTTTATGAAAGAATTCTACAAATCTATAACTCACGATTAACAGGAGCGATACAAGAGTCTCTTTCCTGGATCAAATCTGTCAAAATTTTTAATTCTGAAGAGTCAGAAAAAAAGAGAATTAATGATGCTAATACTAAAGTAAAAAACGTCGAGAGGATCACCGGGTTATTTATGTCCTTATCCGTTCCGCTTGGCTTTTTTGCACAGTTAGCATCAACAATTGCCGTGCTTTGGTATGGGGGTTTGTTACTGATGGATGGAACGATCAACCCCGGTAACTTTGTTGCTGCTTTTACCTACGAGCAATTAATGTCTGATTCGATTAAGAGATACAGCAATCATTTAAATAAATTTGCTTCACTCAAATCGCTGTTAGACAGAGTTTTTCGAATTGTTAGGTTCTTACAAGCCAAATCCCAAAAAACACAATAA
- the queF gene encoding NADPH-dependent 7-cyano-7-deazaguanine reductase QueF (Catalyzes the NADPH-dependent reduction of 7-cyano-7-deazaguanine (preQ0) to 7-aminomethyl-7-deazaguanine (preQ1) in queuosine biosynthesis) — protein sequence MSLYQNNQALTELTLGKPTSYCDTYEPSLLQAVPRSMNREPLGLFPDNLPFHGADIWTMYELSWLNSRGVPQVAIGHVSLNAASENLIESKSFKLYLNSFNQTRFTDWETVQKTLQQDLSACAKGDIEVVLHPLHGFNQQPITDFEGKCIDNQDIEIDDYEFNRDYLNNAATGPVVEEILVSHLLKSNCLITNQPDWGSVQIRYKGPKIDQEKLLRYLVSFRHHNEFHEQCVERIFNDLIELCGPEKLTVYARYTRRGGLDINPWRSNDTFVPTTGRLARQ from the coding sequence ATGTCTTTGTATCAGAATAATCAGGCCCTCACCGAACTTACTCTCGGAAAACCAACTTCCTATTGCGATACTTATGAGCCATCATTATTACAAGCCGTTCCTCGTAGTATGAACCGTGAGCCGCTTGGATTGTTTCCCGATAACCTCCCATTTCACGGGGCTGATATCTGGACAATGTATGAGCTATCCTGGCTCAATTCACGGGGTGTTCCTCAAGTCGCTATTGGTCACGTTAGCCTGAATGCGGCCAGCGAAAATCTTATCGAGTCCAAAAGTTTTAAACTTTATCTGAATAGTTTTAACCAAACCCGCTTTACTGATTGGGAAACTGTGCAAAAAACCCTGCAACAGGATTTATCCGCTTGCGCTAAAGGTGATATTGAAGTTGTTTTGCATCCTCTGCATGGCTTCAATCAGCAGCCAATTACCGATTTTGAAGGTAAATGTATTGATAATCAGGATATTGAAATTGATGATTATGAGTTCAATCGCGATTATCTTAACAATGCAGCAACCGGGCCTGTCGTTGAAGAAATTCTGGTCAGTCATTTGCTAAAATCAAATTGCCTGATCACAAACCAACCTGATTGGGGCTCAGTACAAATTCGCTATAAAGGCCCAAAAATCGATCAGGAAAAATTATTACGTTATCTGGTTTCATTCCGTCATCACAATGAGTTCCATGAACAATGTGTTGAACGTATTTTCAACGACTTAATCGAATTGTGTGGCCCGGAAAAACTCACTGTTTATGCACGTTATACTCGTCGTGGTGGATTGGATATTAACCCATGGCGTAGTAACGACACATTTGTACCAACAACCGGAAGATTAGCCCGCCAGTAA